In Pedobacter africanus, a single window of DNA contains:
- a CDS encoding DUF3857 domain-containing protein, with protein sequence MKIKSLLILSLCLGTKLSAQVTVNNAWNKFFQNDRQTSRGLFLQLLKDPKTLNDACIGLCFISEMDRRNDEAFTYLNKLYTGSKKPEPYLFALWGSAANYSGHKKSAAQMSHYTNLTQRKDIDGTLPAMAFSLIGKHHQEHKNYELANKAYAQLGELENWLITGEYENVSTSGFDKVYDVIDHPELEASFSGKNNRRFGWRTVPYTRLDKWFDFSYYNSYKNSIQFAQTFVKSPASITAQLRTGVSGSVKVWVNDQLIFSEAEERNNDLDSYINSIKLNEGYNRILVQIGESYANRSNFMIRITDEKGKALTNISTTATPQKYTRETAFVSTNIKPVAFNYFETELKRQPNNYLNQLMLAKLYLRLGNIYECRILLEKLKKQFPQSTYLNIMFIDLFSKVDNRTGIEMLQEAIKTNDPESAYALELIYNEYLNQKDYNNAAAIITKLEKIYGENENIYMKKIAVSGKLKNHQETIDLAEKSYLRFPNFPDIVGVKYAIEKEVKKNPNATAILEKYVAENDDYSSAKYLAQLYFDKGETEKGLSVYKDEIKNDPIAFAVYTDLAAQYYNLQQYADAEKVYLQALQIDPNDADTYASLGHIYNANKEKEKSIQAYTTTLQINPNNYDAIQELRRLQQKKAVFDYFEQPDIKTIIGAAPKASNYPEDQLLVLHREVQKVVYEHGGSEEKHFDVTKVLTQKGLESFTEYYIPYNNDQNYNVEIAEVIKANGTKVPAEQNQNHLVFTNLEVGDVVNLRYTIENYSSGQMASQFSDSFYFSYGLSFINKKYALLIHQNKPFKYVFSKNPIDPVKTKKDEFDLYVWEQQNQKALLYEDKMPPSEDVVNKLYVSSIPNWQFVADWYNNIATAKARSSYEVKQVVKELFANQKNTDQLTKIKMIYNYITRNIAYSSIPFRQNGVIPQNPASVINTRIGDCKDVSTLFVAMCKEAGIDATLALVSTRDNGQSTLPLPSIDFNHCIAKAIINKQDYWVELTSGSLPFNTFNTGFINSNVLEINKASNELIRFNPSLRGRNTFSYQTVVKIDNANMMVSETNQNTGSAVSYLRSVFTDLSSKDQLKKMKEQISAVYPENEVYSLSFTNLDASGATSDTLGTSSSYKLINVNKPVAGMMIFSIPWSNRISASNLQILPERKFGIDLTQLFSMDESRQELTLELPADMSLVQIPKNIHVSNDFVDFKLESTQSGNKISLKRSFMLKNDFVPLDKVESFNASYKQIAEADEQQLAMK encoded by the coding sequence ATGAAAATTAAATCTCTTTTAATACTCTCCCTGTGCTTAGGTACAAAATTAAGTGCGCAGGTTACCGTCAACAATGCATGGAATAAGTTTTTTCAAAATGACCGTCAGACTTCCCGTGGCCTGTTCTTACAGCTCCTGAAAGATCCGAAAACACTTAATGATGCCTGTATAGGTCTATGCTTTATCTCGGAGATGGACAGGCGGAATGATGAGGCTTTTACCTATCTTAATAAACTTTATACAGGTTCTAAAAAGCCGGAACCCTATTTGTTTGCCTTATGGGGAAGTGCAGCAAATTATAGCGGGCACAAAAAATCTGCTGCGCAGATGTCGCATTACACCAACTTAACCCAAAGAAAAGACATTGACGGAACGCTGCCCGCAATGGCTTTTTCGCTAATCGGAAAACATCACCAGGAGCATAAAAATTATGAACTGGCAAATAAGGCTTATGCGCAGCTTGGGGAACTTGAAAACTGGTTAATTACAGGTGAATATGAGAATGTTTCTACCAGTGGATTTGACAAGGTATATGATGTTATAGACCACCCGGAACTTGAGGCGAGTTTTTCCGGGAAAAACAACCGGCGGTTTGGCTGGAGAACCGTGCCTTATACGAGGCTAGACAAATGGTTTGATTTTTCATATTATAACAGCTATAAAAATTCTATTCAGTTTGCACAGACCTTTGTAAAAAGCCCTGCAAGTATTACGGCTCAGTTAAGGACAGGTGTTTCTGGTTCTGTTAAGGTCTGGGTAAATGACCAATTGATATTTAGCGAAGCCGAAGAGAGAAATAACGACCTGGATTCCTATATCAATTCAATAAAATTGAATGAAGGGTATAACAGGATACTTGTTCAGATCGGGGAGAGTTATGCGAACAGGTCTAATTTTATGATCCGTATAACGGACGAAAAAGGAAAAGCACTGACCAATATCAGTACTACAGCCACACCTCAAAAGTATACCAGGGAAACAGCTTTTGTATCTACCAATATAAAACCTGTGGCCTTTAATTACTTTGAAACAGAGCTGAAAAGGCAACCCAATAACTACCTTAACCAATTGATGCTTGCAAAGCTTTACCTCAGACTGGGCAATATTTATGAATGCAGAATCTTGCTTGAAAAGCTAAAGAAGCAATTTCCGCAGAGTACCTATCTGAATATAATGTTTATAGATCTGTTTTCGAAAGTAGACAACAGAACAGGTATTGAGATGCTCCAGGAAGCCATTAAAACGAATGATCCTGAAAGCGCTTACGCACTTGAGCTTATTTACAACGAGTATCTCAACCAGAAAGATTATAATAATGCAGCTGCTATTATTACCAAACTGGAAAAGATATACGGCGAGAATGAAAATATCTACATGAAAAAAATTGCTGTTTCAGGGAAACTCAAAAACCACCAGGAGACAATTGATCTTGCAGAAAAATCATACCTGCGGTTTCCAAACTTTCCGGATATTGTAGGGGTGAAATATGCTATCGAAAAAGAAGTTAAAAAGAACCCGAATGCAACAGCAATTTTAGAGAAATATGTTGCTGAAAACGATGATTACTCTTCAGCAAAATACTTGGCCCAGCTCTATTTTGATAAGGGAGAGACAGAAAAGGGGTTATCAGTTTATAAGGACGAAATAAAGAACGATCCAATAGCTTTTGCTGTATATACAGACCTTGCGGCGCAGTATTATAACCTGCAACAATATGCTGATGCAGAGAAAGTGTACTTACAAGCTTTACAGATCGATCCCAATGACGCCGATACCTATGCTTCACTTGGCCACATATACAACGCAAATAAAGAAAAGGAAAAAAGTATCCAGGCCTATACTACAACGCTACAGATAAATCCGAACAATTATGACGCTATACAGGAATTGAGGAGATTACAACAGAAAAAAGCTGTTTTTGATTATTTTGAGCAGCCGGATATCAAAACGATTATCGGCGCTGCACCAAAAGCGAGTAATTATCCTGAGGACCAGTTGCTCGTTTTGCACAGAGAAGTGCAGAAGGTAGTTTATGAACATGGCGGATCCGAAGAAAAACATTTTGATGTGACAAAAGTGCTTACCCAAAAGGGCCTGGAATCTTTTACTGAGTATTATATACCCTATAATAATGATCAGAACTATAATGTTGAAATTGCTGAGGTTATTAAGGCTAACGGGACTAAGGTGCCGGCAGAACAAAATCAGAACCACCTGGTGTTTACCAATCTTGAAGTAGGTGATGTAGTGAACCTCAGGTATACGATTGAAAACTATTCGAGTGGGCAAATGGCCTCACAATTCTCAGATTCATTTTATTTCAGCTACGGCTTGTCTTTCATCAATAAGAAATATGCTTTACTGATACACCAGAATAAGCCGTTTAAGTATGTCTTTTCAAAAAATCCAATCGATCCTGTAAAGACAAAAAAGGACGAGTTCGACCTTTATGTATGGGAACAGCAAAATCAGAAAGCATTGCTTTATGAAGATAAAATGCCTCCTTCTGAAGATGTAGTAAACAAACTCTATGTGTCTTCTATCCCAAACTGGCAGTTCGTTGCAGACTGGTATAACAATATTGCAACGGCAAAGGCACGTAGCAGCTATGAGGTAAAGCAGGTGGTGAAAGAGCTCTTTGCCAATCAGAAAAATACAGATCAACTTACAAAAATCAAGATGATCTATAATTACATCACGCGTAACATTGCTTATAGCTCAATACCTTTCAGACAAAATGGAGTAATTCCTCAGAATCCCGCTTCAGTGATCAATACACGCATTGGCGACTGTAAGGATGTTTCTACACTATTTGTAGCCATGTGTAAAGAGGCGGGAATAGATGCGACGCTGGCTTTGGTAAGCACGCGCGATAACGGGCAAAGTACCCTGCCGCTTCCTAGTATAGACTTTAACCATTGCATTGCAAAGGCAATAATAAATAAGCAGGATTACTGGGTGGAGCTTACTTCAGGAAGTTTGCCATTTAACACCTTTAACACTGGTTTTATCAATTCGAACGTATTGGAGATTAATAAAGCGTCCAATGAACTGATCAGATTTAATCCTTCACTGAGGGGGCGCAATACCTTCAGCTATCAAACGGTAGTGAAAATTGACAATGCCAATATGATGGTTTCTGAAACCAATCAAAATACCGGATCAGCGGTAAGTTACCTGCGTTCTGTATTTACAGATCTCAGCAGCAAGGACCAGCTAAAGAAAATGAAAGAGCAGATCAGTGCAGTTTACCCTGAAAACGAAGTTTATTCGCTTAGTTTTACCAATCTTGATGCTTCCGGTGCAACCTCAGATACATTGGGCACTTCCAGTTCCTATAAGCTGATCAACGTAAATAAACCTGTAGCCGGAATGATGATTTTTTCTATTCCCTGGTCTAACAGGATCTCTGCTTCCAATTTGCAGA